In Wenyingzhuangia fucanilytica, the following are encoded in one genomic region:
- a CDS encoding arsenate reductase family protein — MKKIYHLKTCDTCKRILNQLNLDGFEIQEIKSNPVNAEQLQEMYVLTNSYEELFNKRARLYKEQGLKDKNLSVEDYKNYILKEYTFLKRPVAIIDNEIFVGNSKKTVEALVSKTQ, encoded by the coding sequence ATGAAAAAAATATACCATTTAAAAACTTGTGATACCTGTAAAAGAATTTTAAACCAATTAAATCTTGACGGTTTTGAAATTCAAGAAATAAAAAGCAACCCTGTAAACGCTGAACAACTACAAGAAATGTACGTCTTAACAAATTCTTACGAGGAACTGTTTAACAAAAGAGCAAGACTTTATAAAGAACAAGGATTAAAAGACAAAAATTTAAGTGTAGAGGATTATAAAAACTACATTTTAAAAGAATATACTTTCTTAAAAAGACCTGTAGCTATAATTGATAATGAAATTTTTGTTGGAAACAGTAAAAAAACTGTTGAAGCATTGGTTAGCAAAACACAATAA
- a CDS encoding Ig-like domain-containing protein produces MKNTIAIFIVIIALFQVSCARMGSPTGGPKDSIPPIMAIAKPANKTTSFDAEKVVIVFDEYIKFEKLNTQLIISPPMEKKPIIKPEVGVSKKISIEFLESLSPNTTYTINFGNSIIDNNEGNKLGRFSYVFSTGPDLDSLSITGNITDPLADKKLENISVMAYKNANDTLVGYYTPNYLSNTLDSTNYSLENLSEANYKLIALEDKNNNYKYDKGLERIGFLNEAIQLKSADTIDDFILFKEPKDNKIMRPTQTSGHVIILGYQGKDIPKVSATGINQNDYFISKPSSKDSLYFWFKEMPKDTLYLSIKQDTLHQNFSLTPRDLKIDSLILSSNTKGALHPNDSLILSSNIPVNYINNDSILLLEQDSIPIEYTLINNPNTHKIFVDFKRETNKTYSLILKELAFKDFLNKTTGKQTIKLKTLDSEEYGEIVLTIKNPNNTQLIIEISNDSFKTKTTQIINSSQEVAYRQLPPGKYQIRIIQDLNKNNKFDNGNFKLRLQPEPVYNFNKKITLRANSEMNETITIE; encoded by the coding sequence ATGAAGAATACAATTGCAATTTTTATCGTAATCATAGCACTTTTTCAAGTAAGTTGTGCTAGAATGGGTAGTCCTACTGGAGGACCTAAAGATAGTATTCCCCCAATTATGGCTATTGCTAAACCAGCAAACAAAACCACTTCTTTTGATGCGGAGAAGGTCGTAATTGTTTTTGATGAGTATATTAAATTTGAAAAGTTAAATACTCAATTAATTATATCTCCTCCCATGGAGAAAAAACCAATCATAAAACCTGAAGTTGGGGTTTCTAAAAAAATTAGTATTGAATTTTTAGAATCCTTAAGTCCTAATACAACATACACCATTAATTTTGGAAATAGTATTATAGACAATAATGAAGGAAATAAACTAGGAAGATTCTCATATGTTTTTAGTACAGGCCCTGATTTAGATTCTTTAAGTATTACTGGAAACATTACAGATCCACTTGCTGATAAAAAGCTTGAAAATATTAGTGTGATGGCTTATAAAAATGCCAATGATACTTTAGTTGGGTATTATACTCCAAATTATTTATCAAACACTTTAGACAGTACAAATTATAGTTTAGAAAACTTATCCGAAGCCAATTATAAACTGATTGCTTTAGAAGATAAAAACAATAACTATAAATATGATAAAGGTTTAGAAAGAATAGGTTTTTTAAATGAAGCTATTCAATTAAAATCAGCAGATACTATTGATGATTTTATTCTTTTTAAAGAGCCTAAAGACAATAAAATTATGAGACCAACACAAACTAGTGGTCATGTAATTATTCTTGGGTATCAAGGAAAAGATATCCCAAAAGTTTCTGCTACTGGAATAAATCAAAACGATTATTTCATTAGCAAACCGTCTAGCAAAGATTCTCTTTATTTTTGGTTTAAAGAAATGCCTAAAGACACACTTTACTTAAGTATTAAACAAGATACTTTACACCAAAATTTTAGTCTTACACCTAGAGATTTAAAAATTGACTCTTTAATTCTTTCTAGTAATACCAAAGGAGCTTTACACCCTAACGACTCTTTAATTCTTTCTAGTAACATTCCTGTAAATTACATAAACAACGACAGTATTTTGTTACTAGAACAAGATTCAATCCCTATTGAATACACACTAATTAATAATCCTAACACACACAAAATATTCGTTGATTTTAAAAGAGAAACTAACAAAACTTACTCCTTAATATTAAAAGAATTAGCCTTTAAAGATTTCTTGAATAAAACGACAGGAAAACAAACCATTAAGCTAAAAACGTTAGATTCCGAAGAGTATGGTGAAATTGTTTTAACCATTAAAAACCCTAACAATACTCAATTAATTATAGAAATTTCTAACGATAGTTTTAAAACCAAAACAACACAAATTATTAATAGTTCACAAGAAGTTGCATATAGGCAATTACCTCCTGGAAAATATCAAATTAGAATCATCCAAGATCTTAACAAAAACAATAAATTTGACAATGGTAATTTTAAACTAAGACTTCAACCAGAGCCTGTATATAATTTTAATAAAAAAATAACCCTTAGAGCCAATTCTGAAATGAATGAAACCATCACAATTGAATAA
- a CDS encoding DinB family protein: protein MDITKQVDILSKGRTLMLKLIGDFSLEQINKIPEGFSNNIGWNVAHLVVTQQLLCYKFSGLKTALSDEMIGRYVKGTAPNGHIINQEEWELIKKLFVELPEKLLVDYNDKIFKTYSEYTTSVNVTLDSVEKAIDFNNFHEGIHLGVILGLRKLV from the coding sequence ATGGATATTACAAAACAAGTAGATATTTTATCTAAAGGAAGAACCTTGATGTTAAAGTTAATTGGTGATTTTTCTTTAGAACAAATCAATAAAATTCCAGAAGGATTTAGTAACAATATTGGATGGAATGTAGCTCATTTAGTAGTTACACAACAGTTATTATGTTATAAATTTTCAGGTTTAAAAACTGCTTTGTCAGATGAAATGATTGGTAGATACGTAAAAGGAACGGCTCCAAATGGGCATATAATCAACCAAGAAGAGTGGGAGTTGATTAAAAAACTTTTTGTGGAGTTACCAGAGAAATTGTTGGTAGACTATAATGATAAGATATTTAAAACATATAGTGAGTACACCACAAGTGTAAATGTAACCTTAGATTCTGTTGAAAAAGCAATTGACTTTAACAATTTTCACGAAGGAATACATTTAGGGGTAATTTTAGGATTAAGAAAGTTGGTGTAA